The Drosophila biarmipes strain raj3 chromosome 2L, RU_DBia_V1.1, whole genome shotgun sequence genome has a window encoding:
- the LOC108033676 gene encoding C-type lectin domain family 3 member A produces the protein MRDFILIFLLGLLAQSTLGVALFPGDVERRLVTLEARQYADSDAFEERIRRLENHLPTQRRVEISRALEKNEPVANENAIGEKFDKLEVVLKQELADTLGKLTSKFEELVEKLTAIENKIANSPSIKTNLKIGEKYYYIEKDNEESWKEAKNSCAERKGHLATLENEEEWKALAEHLSSDNNYWIDVTDSEDEGDFQSDFKGMDAKFLKWSKGEPNNGGPEDYIEDCVELQGSAEFYMNDARCSKRNFYICEIPA, from the exons ATGCGtgattttatattaattttcctTTTGGGACTGCTAGCCCAAAGTACTCTTGGAGTAGCATTG TTCCCCGGTGACGTGGAGCGCAGACTGGTGACCCTGGAAGCTCGGCAGTATGCTGATAGTGATGCCTTCGAGGAGAGGATTCGGAGATTGGAAAACCACTTGCCCACCCAGCGGAGAGTCGAAATATCGCGGGCTCTGGAGAAGAACGAGCCTGTTGCCAACGAAAACGCCATTGGTGAGAAATTCGACAAGCTGGAGGTGGTGCTCAAGCAGGAGTTGGCTGATACCCTGGGGAAGCTGACTTCCAAATTCGAGGAACTAGTGGAAAAGCTGACCGCCATCGAAAACAAAATTGCCAACAGCCCGAGTatcaaaacaaatttgaaGATTGGTGAAAAGTATTACTATATTGAGAAGGACAATGAGGAGTCCTGGAAGGAGGCCAAGAACTCATGTGCTGAAAGGAAAGGACATCTTGCGACTCTTGAAAATGAAGAGGAGTGGAAGGCTCTGGCTGAGCACTTGAGCAGTGACAATAACTATTGGATTGATGTTACTGACAGCGAGGACGAAGGCGATTTTCAATCCGACTTTAAAGGCATGGATGCAAAATTCTTGAAGTGGAGTAAGGGCGAACCTAACAATGGAGGCCCAGAAGATTATATAGAAGATTGTGTGGAACTGCAAGGAAGTGCTGAGTTCTACATGAATGACGCGAGGTGCTCAAAACGTAATTTCTATATTTGCGAAATCCCTGCGTAA